Proteins encoded in a region of the Novibacillus thermophilus genome:
- a CDS encoding CPBP family intramembrane glutamic endopeptidase encodes MNRVDVEQLSHRVLVWNLYVTQLIVLGVACALLWWQGRLTVQLWNVESWTVLLVGAGTGLLIVCADLLLSRRFPLHMTDKSGINEKLFRHQPVWHILIMTLFIASAEELLFRGAIQPYLGVVGTSLLFTLIHFRYLKQWAMVASVFLVSLVLGSLVLVTHSIAASTVAHFTVDFTLGVCIRYGLIDAFIQR; translated from the coding sequence ATGAATCGCGTCGACGTTGAACAGCTCAGCCATCGGGTGCTCGTGTGGAATTTGTACGTGACACAGCTAATCGTGCTTGGAGTCGCCTGTGCCCTTTTGTGGTGGCAAGGCAGGTTGACGGTCCAATTGTGGAACGTGGAGTCTTGGACTGTCCTCCTCGTAGGTGCAGGTACCGGGCTGTTAATTGTGTGTGCTGATCTGTTGTTGTCCAGGCGGTTTCCCCTCCACATGACAGATAAAAGCGGCATCAATGAAAAGTTGTTTCGCCATCAACCTGTATGGCACATTTTGATCATGACACTGTTCATTGCCTCGGCTGAAGAGTTGTTGTTCCGCGGGGCCATACAACCGTACCTCGGTGTCGTCGGGACCAGTCTTTTGTTTACCCTGATTCATTTTCGCTACTTGAAACAGTGGGCGATGGTTGCCAGCGTATTTTTGGTCAGCCTTGTTTTGGGCAGCCTCGTGCTCGTGACGCACTCGATCGCGGCTTCTACCGTCGCCCACTTTACAGTGGACTTCACGTTAGGTGTCTGCATTCGGTACGGGCTGATCGACGCGTTCATCCAGCGCTGA
- a CDS encoding DUF92 domain-containing protein: MMHLLIGIISSAAVAITAYRKHALSAGGSVAAVVVGTVLVTTAHPFWFALMLVFFVTSSAWSRYKRKLKRQVAQQFAKGERRDALQVMANGGAAVLFACMYIQWNDPVWVWAFTGSLASVTADTWATEIGVLSSARPRSVLNGRKVDTGESGGVTLAGTLAAAAGAALIAVCGYVLSPLDDVAMPPRWHYIFAGTAAGLIGAFVDSLLGATVQRQCVCHVCQKTVESLSHCGRKASPVRGVSWMTNDAVNAIASFSGGVACIFLMG, from the coding sequence ATGATGCACTTGTTAATCGGGATCATCAGCAGTGCAGCGGTCGCGATTACTGCGTACCGAAAACACGCTTTGTCCGCAGGCGGCAGTGTCGCAGCCGTTGTTGTCGGCACGGTGCTTGTGACGACGGCGCATCCGTTTTGGTTTGCTTTGATGCTCGTTTTTTTCGTTACATCCAGTGCGTGGTCCCGTTATAAACGAAAGCTGAAACGTCAAGTGGCGCAACAGTTTGCCAAAGGGGAACGGCGCGATGCTCTGCAAGTGATGGCCAACGGAGGAGCGGCCGTTCTATTTGCGTGTATGTATATCCAGTGGAACGATCCTGTATGGGTATGGGCTTTTACGGGGTCTCTGGCATCCGTTACAGCTGACACGTGGGCAACGGAGATCGGCGTGCTCAGCTCTGCCCGCCCTCGCTCTGTGCTGAACGGCCGGAAAGTGGACACAGGGGAATCGGGCGGTGTCACCTTGGCCGGGACGCTGGCGGCAGCGGCAGGTGCGGCGCTAATCGCAGTGTGCGGGTATGTCTTGTCCCCCCTTGACGACGTGGCGATGCCACCAAGGTGGCATTATATTTTTGCGGGAACGGCGGCAGGCTTGATCGGTGCGTTCGTCGACAGTCTGTTGGGAGCGACCGTTCAACGCCAGTGCGTCTGTCACGTTTGCCAAAAGACAGTCGAAAGCTTAAGCCACTGCGGCCGTAAGGCGTCGCCAGTGAGAGGCGTGAGCTGGATGACGAATGACGCGGTGAACGCCATTGCCTCCTTCTCCGGGGGAGTGGCTTGTATTTTCTTGATGGGATAG
- a CDS encoding Glu/Leu/Phe/Val family dehydrogenase produces the protein MDKDVTASDGEVQKEDSLDVLQSTQTVIKEALDKLGYPEEVYELLKEPVRMLTVRIPVRMDDGKVKVFTGYRAQHNDAVGPTKGGVRFHPDVTMDEVKALSIWMSLKAGIVDLPYGGGKGGIVCEPRKMSFRELEALSRGYVRAISQVVGPNKDIPAPDVFTNSQIMAWMLDEYSRIREFDSPGFITGKPLVLGGSHGRESATAKGVTIVIEEAAKRKGIKLEGARVIIQGFGNAGSYLAKFMHDAGAKIVAISDVYGALYDKDGLDIDYLLDRRDSFGTVTNLFKDRLTNKEMLELDCDILVPAAIQNQITSENAHNIKAEIVVEAANGPTTLEATKILTERGILLVPDVLASVGGVTVSYFEWVQNNQGYYWSEQEVQEKLREVIVKAFNNVYNTAHSRKVDMRLAAYMVGVRKMAEAARFRGWV, from the coding sequence ATGGATAAAGACGTAACCGCTTCCGACGGGGAAGTACAAAAAGAAGACAGCTTGGATGTATTGCAATCGACTCAAACGGTGATCAAGGAGGCGCTGGATAAACTCGGCTATCCAGAAGAAGTGTATGAACTGCTGAAAGAACCGGTCCGCATGTTGACGGTGCGCATACCGGTCCGCATGGACGACGGTAAAGTCAAAGTGTTTACAGGGTATCGTGCCCAGCACAACGATGCAGTCGGACCGACAAAAGGAGGCGTTCGCTTTCATCCTGACGTGACCATGGATGAAGTGAAGGCTTTATCAATTTGGATGAGTTTAAAGGCGGGCATCGTCGACCTTCCCTATGGAGGAGGAAAAGGGGGAATCGTATGCGAGCCCCGGAAGATGTCGTTCCGCGAACTTGAAGCTTTAAGCCGCGGGTACGTTCGCGCCATCAGCCAAGTCGTCGGACCAAACAAAGACATCCCTGCACCGGACGTGTTTACGAATTCGCAAATTATGGCGTGGATGTTGGATGAGTACAGCCGCATTCGCGAATTCGACTCACCTGGATTTATTACCGGGAAACCCCTCGTATTAGGTGGTTCCCACGGCCGCGAATCGGCGACGGCGAAAGGGGTCACCATCGTCATTGAAGAGGCGGCCAAGCGGAAGGGGATCAAACTTGAAGGCGCCCGGGTCATCATTCAAGGGTTTGGCAATGCGGGCAGCTACTTGGCGAAATTCATGCACGACGCCGGTGCCAAAATTGTGGCCATTTCAGATGTTTACGGCGCGCTGTACGATAAAGACGGGCTCGACATTGACTATTTACTCGACCGGCGCGATTCCTTCGGGACGGTTACGAACTTGTTCAAGGACAGGCTGACGAACAAGGAAATGTTAGAACTCGATTGCGATATATTAGTCCCAGCCGCTATCCAAAATCAGATTACGTCAGAAAATGCACACAATATTAAAGCTGAAATTGTTGTAGAAGCGGCTAACGGACCGACAACGTTGGAAGCGACGAAAATTCTGACCGAAAGGGGCATTTTGCTCGTCCCCGACGTTTTGGCAAGTGTCGGCGGCGTGACAGTGTCGTATTTTGAATGGGTTCAAAACAACCAGGGCTATTACTGGTCTGAACAAGAAGTGCAAGAAAAACTTCGGGAAGTCATTGTAAAAGCGTTCAACAACGTATATAATACAGCACATAGTCGCAAAGTTGACATGCGGCTCGCCGCGTACATGGTCGGGGTCCGCAAAATGGCGGAAGCGGCCCGTTTTCGCGGATGGGTATAA
- the ypeB gene encoding germination protein YpeB, whose protein sequence is MYKRIAAITLPFALVALVAAGVWGYQENQEKNAILIKAENQYQRAFHDLNFHMDQLQDELGKALAINSRKQLAPCLTNVWRLAYSAQNDVGQLPLSLMPFNKTESFLADIGSFSYHVAVRDLNEEPLTEKEYDTLKTLYERSNKLQRELQTVQKKVIHDNLRWMDVETALASEDKQTDNTIVDGLRSVDKKAEEYSEVDWGPGVNDTVARRKEHVQSIEGEPISAQKAKQVVSDFLGMKSSKGIDVTKSQDKDFPVYNVRVDRPGDNRQLNADVTVKGGHVVWMLDNREAKERKLSLKEGQERAEAFLKRRGYESLQTIGYDDYGNEASYTLVYQQDGVTVYPDLLSVKVALDDGDVTAFEASQYVANHKKRKLEKPKLTEKEALTHVNPNVKVEETGLSLIALENGDEVLCYEVLGTLGQSQYRIFINAQSGDEEKVEKLKNVNLDSI, encoded by the coding sequence ATGTACAAACGCATTGCTGCCATCACACTGCCTTTTGCCCTTGTGGCCCTTGTGGCCGCCGGTGTGTGGGGTTACCAGGAGAATCAGGAAAAAAACGCGATTTTAATTAAAGCGGAAAACCAGTACCAACGCGCTTTTCACGATTTGAACTTCCACATGGACCAGTTGCAGGACGAACTGGGCAAGGCGTTGGCTATCAATTCGAGGAAACAACTGGCGCCGTGTTTGACAAACGTGTGGCGCCTCGCGTATTCGGCCCAAAACGATGTGGGGCAGCTCCCGCTTTCGCTCATGCCGTTTAACAAAACGGAGAGCTTTTTGGCCGATATCGGGTCGTTTTCCTATCACGTCGCGGTGCGCGATCTGAACGAGGAACCTTTGACGGAAAAAGAGTACGACACTTTAAAAACGCTGTACGAGCGATCCAACAAATTGCAACGAGAACTTCAAACGGTTCAGAAGAAAGTGATCCACGATAACTTGCGTTGGATGGACGTGGAAACGGCCCTCGCATCGGAAGACAAACAGACGGACAATACGATCGTAGACGGGTTGCGGTCCGTTGACAAAAAGGCGGAAGAGTATTCGGAAGTCGACTGGGGGCCGGGTGTCAACGACACAGTGGCACGGAGAAAAGAACATGTGCAGAGCATTGAAGGGGAGCCGATTTCGGCCCAAAAGGCCAAGCAGGTCGTGTCCGACTTCCTCGGCATGAAAAGTTCGAAGGGCATTGACGTCACGAAAAGCCAGGACAAAGATTTCCCCGTTTACAACGTACGAGTCGACCGGCCCGGTGACAATCGACAATTGAACGCCGATGTCACGGTAAAAGGCGGACACGTCGTATGGATGCTGGACAACCGAGAGGCGAAAGAACGAAAACTGTCCCTGAAAGAGGGGCAAGAACGAGCCGAAGCCTTTTTAAAACGCCGCGGTTACGAATCCTTGCAGACCATCGGATATGACGATTACGGCAATGAGGCGTCGTACACTTTAGTTTACCAACAAGATGGTGTCACGGTCTATCCTGATCTCCTGTCGGTAAAAGTCGCCCTCGACGACGGAGACGTCACCGCCTTTGAAGCCTCCCAGTACGTCGCGAATCACAAAAAGCGGAAACTGGAAAAGCCAAAGTTGACGGAAAAAGAGGCTTTAACACACGTCAATCCAAACGTGAAGGTCGAAGAGACTGGGCTTTCACTCATTGCACTCGAAAACGGGGATGAGGTATTGTGCTACGAAGTGCTGGGGACGTTAGGACAGTCGCAGTACCGGATCTTTATTAACGCCCAATCGGGTGATGAAGAGAAAGTGGAAAAACTGAAGAACGTCAACTTAGACAGTATTTAA
- a CDS encoding pyridoxal-phosphate-dependent aminotransferase family protein: MFKDKFRLHTPGPTPIPPSVQHAMNRPMIGHRSSTCSAIIQESSKRLQPIFGTKQDVLIITGSGTSALESAVSNTVQAGDEVSVVVTGAFGDRFAKLTERFGCHVHRLDIPWGERCTPEELKSHLRQHPDVKAIFMTYCETSTGVLNPIEELARVAREETDALTIVDGVSCIGAVPMEMDAWGIDIAVTGSQKALMLPAGLAFVAVSERAWQVIENNATPRFYLDLSAYRKSLGKQTTPYTPAVSLLFGLEEVLNLIEAQGMDNVIARHRLMMEMTRAGIRALGLPLVATDEAASPTVTSVYGTNDVHVEDLRQTLSAMNVTVAGGQQHLKGQIFRIGHMGYCEPGDILAVIATLEVALKTLNVPVSLGRGVQAAEEVWARV; encoded by the coding sequence CTGTTTAAAGACAAATTTCGCTTGCACACGCCGGGCCCGACGCCGATTCCGCCGAGTGTTCAACACGCGATGAACCGGCCGATGATCGGTCACCGAAGCAGCACCTGCTCGGCCATCATCCAAGAGAGCAGTAAACGGCTGCAACCTATTTTCGGAACAAAACAGGACGTATTAATTATAACCGGCAGCGGCACGTCTGCACTGGAAAGTGCTGTTTCAAACACCGTACAAGCCGGAGACGAGGTGAGCGTCGTCGTCACTGGGGCCTTCGGTGACCGCTTTGCCAAATTAACGGAACGCTTCGGCTGTCACGTGCACCGCCTCGACATCCCGTGGGGGGAACGCTGTACGCCGGAAGAGCTAAAGTCCCACTTGCGCCAACATCCCGACGTCAAAGCTATTTTCATGACCTACTGTGAGACGTCTACAGGCGTTTTGAACCCGATAGAGGAGCTAGCTCGTGTGGCGCGGGAAGAAACAGACGCCCTTACCATCGTCGACGGCGTCAGCTGTATTGGCGCCGTCCCGATGGAGATGGACGCCTGGGGGATCGACATCGCGGTAACCGGTTCGCAAAAGGCCCTCATGTTGCCGGCTGGGCTCGCGTTTGTCGCCGTCAGTGAACGGGCGTGGCAAGTCATCGAAAACAACGCGACTCCCCGCTTTTACCTCGATCTCTCGGCTTACCGAAAAAGCCTGGGCAAACAGACGACGCCGTACACCCCGGCCGTCTCCTTACTGTTCGGTTTGGAAGAAGTGTTGAACCTTATAGAGGCGCAAGGGATGGACAACGTCATCGCCCGCCACCGATTGATGATGGAGATGACGCGCGCCGGCATTCGGGCCCTCGGTTTACCGCTCGTGGCGACAGACGAAGCCGCCTCTCCTACCGTCACGTCTGTTTACGGGACGAATGACGTTCACGTGGAAGATTTGCGCCAGACACTGTCCGCCATGAACGTGACCGTTGCCGGCGGTCAACAACACTTGAAAGGACAAATCTTCCGCATTGGGCACATGGGGTATTGTGAGCCGGGAGACATCCTTGCCGTCATCGCCACGTTGGAAGTGGCGCTGAAAACATTAAACGTCCCCGTCTCCCTCGGACGCGGGGTACAAGCCGCTGAGGAGGTGTGGGCACGTGTATAA
- a CDS encoding genetic competence negative regulator, producing the protein MRVERLGRDKIRVFLTFDDLVERGIEKEDMWRDIPRVHELFNDMMEQAYEELGFEVSGPVAVEVFALPAQGMVVVVTRGRPKDHEWMDDQDEELYELEVTLEESDQVVFQFDDLEAIVQAAHRTLPMTESGMGRVYMYEGRYYLALDNECGTSAFDDFIAVLSEYGQTTTTTEAVLIEYGTTVFAEDGLVNLVRYFPA; encoded by the coding sequence ATGCGCGTGGAACGTTTGGGGCGGGACAAGATCAGGGTATTTTTGACGTTTGATGACTTAGTCGAACGCGGCATCGAAAAAGAGGACATGTGGCGGGACATACCGAGAGTGCACGAATTATTTAACGACATGATGGAACAAGCGTACGAAGAACTCGGTTTTGAAGTGTCCGGTCCTGTGGCAGTAGAGGTTTTTGCCCTTCCAGCTCAAGGCATGGTGGTCGTTGTGACACGCGGACGGCCAAAAGATCATGAATGGATGGACGACCAGGACGAGGAGCTTTACGAGTTGGAAGTGACATTGGAGGAGAGCGATCAGGTCGTCTTTCAATTCGACGACTTGGAAGCCATCGTGCAAGCCGCGCATCGCACGCTTCCGATGACGGAATCTGGCATGGGGCGTGTTTACATGTATGAAGGGCGCTACTATCTCGCCCTGGACAACGAATGCGGCACAAGTGCGTTTGACGACTTTATCGCGGTCCTCAGTGAATACGGCCAGACGACGACAACGACTGAAGCGGTATTGATCGAATACGGAACAACCGTGTTTGCCGAGGACGGATTGGTGAATCTGGTCCGGTATTTCCCAGCTTAA
- the serA gene encoding phosphoglycerate dehydrogenase yields MYKVLVTDPLSDHGLRQLTDARDVEVVKKIGLTESALIDTIPPYDALLVRSQTQVNERVLDAAKQLKVIGRAGVGVDNIDVPAATERGIVVLNAPDGNTVSTAEHTFAMLMALSRNIPQAYRSLIGGEWNRKKFVGVELRGKTLGVVGMGRIGTEVAKRAKAFGMSVLGYDPFLTGERAKSIGVEKVDLSRLFAESDFITVHTPLIKETHHLIDSDAFAAMKDGVRILNCARGGIVDEEALLAALESGKVAGAALDVFEDEPPTDHPLLKHPRVIATPHLGASTVEAQEHVALDVSEEVLHVLRGETFKNAVNLPSIPAELAERIAPYQALAEKLGKFVVQMTEHAVEKITVSYAGSLNEFDTSPLTRMILKGALSCFVTDVNYVNAVALAKARGIDVTEERSSASRAFTNLITVHMETAGEELSVAGTLVNGFGERIVKINAYSIDLQPQGHLLYIQHQDRPGAIGRVGTILGSHDVNIAAMQVGRRDIGGQAIMVLSVDKPVTADVVTALETLEEVRSVTEIDL; encoded by the coding sequence GTGTATAAAGTACTGGTGACAGACCCGTTGAGCGATCACGGTTTGCGGCAGCTGACGGACGCCCGCGACGTGGAAGTTGTAAAGAAAATTGGCCTCACAGAGTCGGCGTTGATTGACACTATTCCCCCTTACGACGCGCTCCTCGTCAGAAGCCAGACTCAAGTGAACGAGCGCGTACTCGACGCGGCAAAACAGTTAAAGGTCATCGGCCGCGCCGGAGTCGGCGTAGACAACATCGACGTTCCTGCGGCGACAGAAAGGGGAATTGTTGTCTTAAACGCCCCTGACGGCAACACCGTCTCCACGGCGGAGCACACGTTTGCCATGCTCATGGCCCTCTCGCGCAACATCCCACAAGCGTACCGCTCCCTCATAGGCGGTGAGTGGAACCGCAAAAAATTCGTAGGCGTTGAATTGCGCGGCAAAACGTTGGGAGTTGTCGGCATGGGCCGGATCGGAACGGAAGTCGCCAAACGCGCCAAAGCGTTCGGGATGAGCGTCTTGGGCTACGATCCATTTTTGACTGGAGAGCGGGCTAAAAGCATCGGCGTGGAAAAAGTCGACCTGTCCCGCCTCTTCGCCGAAAGCGACTTTATTACCGTGCACACGCCGTTAATTAAAGAAACGCATCACCTCATTGACAGCGACGCCTTTGCCGCCATGAAAGACGGTGTGCGCATATTGAACTGCGCCCGGGGCGGCATCGTGGACGAAGAAGCCCTCCTCGCCGCCCTCGAATCGGGCAAGGTTGCCGGGGCGGCACTGGACGTCTTCGAAGACGAACCGCCGACTGATCACCCGCTGCTCAAACATCCACGCGTCATCGCCACACCGCACTTAGGGGCCTCGACCGTGGAAGCCCAAGAACACGTCGCCCTTGACGTGTCGGAAGAAGTGCTGCACGTCTTGCGCGGAGAAACGTTTAAGAACGCCGTCAATCTGCCGTCCATTCCAGCGGAACTGGCGGAGCGGATCGCACCGTACCAGGCGCTCGCAGAAAAGTTGGGCAAGTTTGTCGTGCAAATGACAGAACATGCCGTGGAAAAGATAACCGTCTCGTACGCCGGCTCGTTGAACGAGTTCGACACGTCCCCCCTCACGCGCATGATTTTGAAAGGAGCGTTGTCCTGTTTTGTGACAGACGTCAACTACGTCAACGCCGTCGCCTTGGCCAAAGCCCGAGGCATCGACGTGACAGAGGAGCGTTCGTCCGCCAGTCGGGCCTTTACGAACTTGATTACCGTTCACATGGAGACGGCAGGGGAAGAACTGAGCGTAGCCGGAACCCTCGTCAACGGATTCGGAGAACGCATCGTCAAAATCAACGCGTACAGCATCGACTTGCAGCCTCAAGGGCACTTGCTCTACATCCAGCATCAAGACCGCCCCGGTGCCATCGGGCGCGTGGGCACGATCCTCGGCAGTCACGACGTGAACATTGCGGCGATGCAAGTCGGGCGCCGCGATATCGGCGGACAAGCCATCATGGTGTTGAGCGTGGACAAACCTGTAACAGCCGACGTCGTGACAGCGTTAGAAACACTCGAAGAAGTCCGCTCCGTCACGGAAATCGACCTTTAA
- a CDS encoding inorganic diphosphatase — translation MANDNLVVDAFIEIPRGSQNKYEYDEKAGAYRLDRVLYSPMHYPADYGHLKKTLALDGDPLDILVLTTFPTFPGCIISSRVIGVLLMSDDKGQDEKLLGVPVDDPRWDDVHSLEDIPRHTLKEIEHFFKVYKDLENKVTRIDRWEDAAFARNLYRECVDRFNG, via the coding sequence ATGGCTAACGATAATCTGGTTGTCGACGCCTTTATAGAAATACCGCGCGGAAGCCAAAACAAATACGAATACGATGAAAAAGCAGGTGCTTACCGGTTGGACCGCGTGCTGTATTCTCCGATGCACTACCCGGCCGATTACGGTCATCTGAAAAAGACGCTCGCCCTTGACGGCGACCCCCTCGACATTCTCGTGTTGACGACATTTCCAACGTTTCCGGGATGTATCATTTCATCCCGCGTCATCGGCGTGTTGCTCATGTCCGACGACAAAGGCCAAGACGAAAAACTGTTGGGGGTACCGGTAGACGATCCCCGTTGGGATGACGTACATAGCTTGGAAGACATTCCTCGCCACACGCTAAAAGAGATTGAACACTTTTTCAAAGTGTACAAAGATCTGGAAAACAAAGTCACTCGCATCGACCGTTGGGAAGATGCTGCGTTCGCTCGAAACCTGTACCGAGAATGTGTCGATCGCTTCAACGGATAA
- a CDS encoding rhodanese-like domain-containing protein has product MQRIEPVEFARKYRNGELRDVLLLDVRETEEWETYRLDEALNIPLETLPDNVSRLEPERLTYVFCAHGVRSQYACEFLQRSGFERVVNVNGGLAAVIHYLEGSDRDTLS; this is encoded by the coding sequence ATGCAGCGCATTGAACCGGTGGAGTTTGCCCGAAAATACCGTAACGGAGAACTTCGCGATGTGCTTCTGCTCGACGTGAGAGAGACGGAAGAGTGGGAGACTTACCGTCTTGACGAAGCTCTCAACATACCGTTAGAAACGTTGCCCGACAACGTGTCCCGGCTCGAACCCGAACGCCTGACGTACGTATTTTGTGCCCACGGTGTTCGCAGTCAGTATGCGTGTGAATTTTTGCAACGATCCGGTTTTGAACGCGTCGTGAACGTAAACGGAGGCCTCGCTGCGGTTATCCACTACTTGGAAGGCAGTGACAGAGACACACTGTCATGA
- the prsW gene encoding glutamic-type intramembrane protease PrsW, with protein sequence MLALIASGLAPGLALLSYFYLRDSYRPEPLRHVFKMFVVGAMLVFPTMALQHAVREGIGNIFIFDSYITIALTEEALKLFFLYHLAFKYPGFKEPYDGIVYAVSVGLGFASAENILYLIINGIELAWLRAVIPVSGHALFGVFMGFYLSKFRFGKGNKRRKSLFLTVAIPVAAHGSLDFILLYTDLLWMWFTIPFMLLLWVAGLNRVKVAHERSPYAPTNTLSH encoded by the coding sequence ATGTTGGCGCTTATCGCATCGGGACTGGCTCCGGGTTTGGCACTTCTCAGCTACTTCTATTTAAGGGATTCCTACCGTCCGGAACCGTTGAGACACGTCTTCAAAATGTTTGTCGTCGGGGCGATGTTAGTTTTTCCCACCATGGCCTTGCAACACGCGGTTCGGGAAGGAATCGGGAATATTTTCATCTTTGATTCATACATCACGATTGCGTTGACAGAAGAGGCCCTCAAGTTGTTTTTTTTGTATCATCTGGCTTTTAAATACCCGGGGTTTAAAGAACCGTACGACGGCATTGTCTACGCCGTTTCTGTCGGTCTCGGCTTTGCCTCAGCCGAAAATATTTTGTACTTGATCATCAACGGCATTGAACTGGCTTGGCTAAGGGCTGTTATTCCGGTGTCCGGGCACGCCCTGTTTGGCGTGTTCATGGGTTTTTACCTGAGTAAATTCCGCTTCGGAAAGGGAAACAAACGGAGAAAGTCTCTGTTTTTAACCGTCGCCATTCCAGTCGCTGCCCACGGCAGCCTCGATTTTATCCTGTTGTATACGGATTTGTTGTGGATGTGGTTCACCATCCCGTTTATGCTGCTGTTGTGGGTGGCAGGACTGAACCGCGTGAAAGTCGCCCACGAACGCTCACCGTACGCTCCAACCAATACACTGTCACACTAA
- a CDS encoding YpdA family putative bacillithiol disulfide reductase — MEQTRDFIVIGAGPCGLSSAVELKKRGFNPLVIDKGCVVNSIFHFPTFMTFFSTPELLEIGGLPFTTQGEKPTRLEALKYYRAVVSHYGLDVHQYETVTDIERHPDGFTVHTVKRDQRQASYTAGRIVVATGYYDNPNMLGIPGENLPNVHHYYKEAHPYFGQKAVVIGGKNSAVDAALELQTAGVDVTMVYRRSAFTKSVKAWVKPVIESAIEKGRIRMYWNANVTEITPDAVVVDQNGKQFQLPCDVVFALTGYTPDTTMLEKLGVHIDTETGVPEHNPDTMETKVPGVFIAGVLAAGFDANSIFIENGRFHGQAIAENAASKREHAS; from the coding sequence ATGGAACAGACGAGAGACTTTATCGTGATTGGAGCGGGGCCATGCGGTCTGTCTTCCGCCGTTGAATTAAAGAAACGCGGATTTAATCCACTCGTCATCGATAAAGGGTGTGTTGTCAACTCTATATTCCACTTCCCGACGTTTATGACGTTTTTCAGCACGCCGGAGTTGTTGGAAATCGGCGGGCTTCCGTTTACGACACAAGGTGAAAAGCCGACCCGTCTCGAAGCGCTGAAGTACTACCGAGCCGTAGTGAGCCATTACGGTCTCGACGTTCATCAATACGAAACCGTCACCGATATCGAGCGGCATCCAGACGGGTTCACGGTACACACTGTGAAACGGGATCAGCGACAAGCTTCCTATACCGCCGGTCGCATCGTAGTGGCGACGGGCTACTACGACAACCCGAACATGCTCGGCATCCCCGGTGAAAACTTGCCAAACGTCCACCACTACTATAAAGAAGCCCACCCGTACTTCGGGCAAAAAGCGGTCGTAATCGGCGGAAAAAACTCTGCCGTCGATGCCGCGTTAGAATTGCAGACAGCCGGTGTGGACGTGACGATGGTGTACCGCCGATCGGCGTTCACCAAGAGTGTGAAAGCCTGGGTCAAACCGGTCATTGAAAGCGCCATTGAAAAGGGGCGCATTCGCATGTACTGGAATGCCAACGTGACGGAAATTACCCCAGATGCCGTAGTGGTGGACCAGAACGGAAAGCAGTTTCAACTCCCGTGTGATGTCGTGTTTGCCCTCACCGGTTACACACCGGACACGACGATGTTGGAGAAACTAGGTGTCCACATTGATACCGAAACGGGTGTGCCGGAACACAACCCCGACACGATGGAGACCAAAGTGCCGGGTGTTTTCATTGCCGGTGTGCTGGCAGCCGGTTTCGACGCCAATTCTATCTTTATCGAAAACGGCCGGTTCCACGGCCAGGCGATTGCAGAAAACGCGGCGTCGAAAAGGGAGCACGCGTCTTAA
- a CDS encoding SDR family oxidoreductase: MSTLTGKVTVVTGASRGLGRAIAEMFAENGATVVATARDKTALIDLAQNFSGEGAIAAYASDVTQSNQVEGLIQFVLERFGKLDILINNAGVGHMGPVHELAEEDWDTMMAVNLKGPYLTCKYAIPHFIERKSGHIINISSVAGTVTFKGGGGYCASKFGLMALTDVLTQELKPHKVRVSVICPGSIQTGFGSSEPKSYALKPRDVAKVAYDMATAPEGVIMNQVVMRPQVPPELQ, from the coding sequence ATGTCGACATTGACGGGAAAGGTGACCGTTGTGACTGGGGCAAGCCGCGGACTGGGACGCGCCATTGCCGAGATGTTCGCTGAAAACGGGGCGACTGTCGTGGCCACTGCCCGGGACAAAACGGCCTTAATCGACCTCGCCCAAAACTTTAGCGGTGAAGGAGCCATCGCCGCCTACGCCAGTGACGTGACGCAGTCCAATCAGGTGGAGGGGCTCATTCAGTTTGTGTTGGAACGTTTCGGTAAACTGGACATCCTGATCAACAACGCCGGGGTTGGCCACATGGGCCCTGTCCACGAACTGGCAGAGGAAGATTGGGACACGATGATGGCCGTCAATCTGAAAGGACCGTACTTGACGTGCAAATACGCCATCCCCCATTTCATCGAGCGAAAGAGCGGCCACATCATCAACATTTCCAGTGTGGCGGGCACTGTGACGTTCAAAGGTGGCGGCGGTTACTGCGCTTCCAAGTTCGGCTTGATGGCGCTGACCGACGTGTTGACGCAGGAACTAAAGCCCCACAAAGTTAGGGTGTCCGTCATCTGTCCCGGTTCGATCCAAACGGGATTCGGCAGCAGTGAACCGAAGTCGTATGCCCTTAAACCGAGAGATGTGGCCAAAGTGGCTTACGACATGGCCACGGCGCCGGAAGGCGTCATCATGAACCAGGTGGTCATGCGCCCGCAAGTCCCTCCGGAACTGCAATAA